Proteins from a genomic interval of Nostoc sp. TCL240-02:
- a CDS encoding glycosyltransferase family 4 protein: MSKTSKNNTLKKHYIFFIGEELPQPEAHLVQSTNAANAAANLGYSTVLVYPDKGTKASNLTNLLRPFQPKKTPTELIEYYNLHDKLKVAPLPMPWPIDHFSSKFTDSNTIASKYYLPFHILPTTKLVHSRNWNFVKAAIKNGIPAIYEHHHHEEKPFEQEIVTNPLLQIAVTVVETIRESMIKNGMPPEKVIKLHNGFNRLFMQRQPEKAAEWRQKLLQDETQKLVVYAGALQQFKGIDVLIDVANEMPNVQFACAGGKPAEVEYYQQLVKEKQVSNIQFLGYVLHNELASLLQAADVLAHPHCSGKAATFTSPLKLFDYFASGTPIVSTEIPSLVEFQDTKAITAWCEPDNPSKFAESLKQVLETHPRKIEGYPDSIEFVKQFSWENRAAKILGYVDESLLPQLIV, from the coding sequence ATGTCTAAAACTAGCAAAAATAATACTTTAAAAAAACACTACATTTTTTTCATTGGTGAAGAATTACCCCAGCCAGAAGCTCACCTAGTGCAGTCTACAAATGCAGCTAATGCTGCCGCTAACTTAGGATACTCAACAGTTTTGGTATACCCTGATAAAGGAACGAAAGCGAGCAACCTAACTAATTTATTGCGTCCTTTTCAACCGAAAAAAACACCAACAGAACTTATTGAATATTACAATCTCCATGACAAGTTAAAAGTTGCTCCATTACCGATGCCTTGGCCGATTGACCATTTTTCGAGCAAATTTACTGACTCCAACACTATTGCAAGCAAGTACTATTTACCATTTCATATACTTCCAACTACTAAACTTGTCCACAGTCGCAACTGGAATTTTGTCAAAGCTGCCATCAAAAATGGCATTCCGGCAATTTATGAACACCACCACCATGAAGAGAAACCATTTGAGCAAGAAATTGTTACAAATCCACTCTTACAAATAGCTGTCACCGTTGTAGAAACAATCCGTGAAAGCATGATTAAAAATGGGATGCCGCCAGAAAAAGTAATTAAGCTGCACAATGGTTTTAATCGCTTGTTTATGCAGAGACAACCAGAAAAAGCCGCAGAATGGCGACAAAAACTATTACAAGATGAAACCCAAAAATTGGTAGTCTATGCAGGAGCCTTACAGCAATTTAAAGGTATTGATGTACTAATTGATGTGGCTAATGAAATGCCTAATGTGCAATTTGCCTGTGCCGGTGGTAAGCCAGCAGAAGTAGAATATTATCAGCAATTGGTAAAAGAAAAACAGGTTTCTAATATTCAATTTTTGGGCTATGTCTTGCATAATGAGTTAGCGTCTTTGCTACAAGCAGCAGATGTTTTAGCTCACCCTCATTGTTCGGGGAAAGCGGCAACTTTTACATCTCCTTTAAAGCTGTTTGACTACTTCGCCTCTGGAACCCCCATTGTCTCGACGGAAATTCCTTCATTAGTTGAGTTTCAAGATACAAAAGCGATCACTGCTTGGTGTGAACCCGATAACCCGAGCAAATTTGCCGAAAGTCTGAAGCAGGTTTTAGAAACTCATCCTAGAAAAATAGAAGGTTATCCAGATAGTATCGAATTTGTCAAGCAGTTTTCTTGGGAAAATCGAGCCGCAAAAATCCTTGGTTATGTTGATGAATCTCTACTTCCTCAACTTATCGTATAA
- a CDS encoding ABC transporter ATP-binding protein: MSTRKLLLRFARPYPGLILLTILLGFSGALFNGISTALIVPVVLKIVGQEVDLSTAPPILRTMISPFDNTPEPYRIGVMAGAIIFTIILKNLATYASSLASSSLTRKLTSDMRETGLKLLLEIDIDYYAKTKVGDLINRLGGEIGRSASSIGSIVKIVILAITVLVFVSLLLSISWQLTIAATLLLSLVTLVNQYSISRSRNFGKQLSEMSRAYSVSVLETLNGIRLVKSTGNEEKEYQRIKKLIRDRELADFQSQVNSEAITPLSEVMGITALLLIVLLSKTFFAQQVSSLSTVLLTYLLVLLRVLPLISQLNTIRSNFASTAASVDVTNEFLSLHDKPFMEKGKLPYTKLEEGVSFNSLCFSYPGHEKLVLKDVNLYLPRGTTLALVGGSGAGKSTLADLLPRFYDPIAGSITIDGTDLREFDLVSLRKRMGIVSQDTFLFNDSVQNNIAYGRAEATDDEILTAAKRANAYEFISKLPQGFDTLIGDRGVMLSGGQRQRLAIARALLQNPEILILDEATSALDTVSERLVQSALDDLSRDRTTLVIAHRLSTVQKADQIAVLDQGQVVEVGTHEELLQKGAYYSRLYSMQFSDRPNKNLIQTKIIKAMRLSSKKFVDRPEAATKHNQSLLRISHEIRTQLNSMIGLLRLLLDGLEDDPQERHKLIEDSYKSAWRILNTIDIFEDVINLQIRGQILSISDQNQNFISNYYQSFNHLSIEFRTSLNLILSSLRSLADNFIETPQQEEPNELVSETYESIICLLKNLETFEDNINV; encoded by the coding sequence ATGTCTACCAGAAAACTGCTATTACGATTCGCTAGACCCTATCCAGGTTTGATTTTACTGACAATATTGTTAGGATTTTCTGGAGCTTTATTTAATGGGATTAGCACCGCTTTAATTGTGCCGGTGGTTTTAAAAATTGTGGGACAAGAAGTAGATTTAAGTACTGCTCCTCCTATCCTAAGAACGATGATATCTCCCTTTGATAATACTCCAGAACCTTACCGGATAGGAGTAATGGCTGGGGCGATTATTTTCACAATTATTTTAAAGAATTTAGCTACTTATGCTAGTTCCTTAGCATCAAGTTCTTTAACCCGAAAGCTAACATCAGATATGCGCGAAACTGGGTTAAAGCTATTACTAGAAATTGATATAGATTATTATGCCAAAACTAAGGTTGGAGATTTAATCAACCGTCTTGGTGGAGAAATTGGCCGGTCTGCAAGTTCTATAGGTAGTATCGTCAAGATAGTTATCCTGGCAATCACAGTTTTAGTTTTTGTCAGTTTGTTGCTGTCAATTTCTTGGCAGTTGACAATTGCTGCTACGCTTTTGTTATCGTTGGTGACGTTAGTAAACCAGTATTCTATTTCCCGGTCAAGAAATTTTGGGAAGCAGCTGAGTGAGATGTCTAGAGCATATTCAGTCTCCGTACTGGAAACTCTGAACGGAATTCGATTGGTAAAATCGACGGGAAATGAAGAAAAAGAATATCAACGGATTAAAAAACTGATTCGCGATCGCGAATTAGCAGATTTCCAATCTCAAGTTAATTCGGAAGCCATTACACCTCTAAGTGAGGTCATGGGTATTACAGCTTTACTGCTGATTGTACTTTTGAGCAAAACCTTCTTCGCTCAACAGGTTTCTTCTCTTTCTACCGTACTCCTGACATATTTATTAGTGCTGCTGCGAGTGCTGCCATTGATTTCTCAGTTAAATACTATTCGCAGCAACTTTGCCAGTACCGCAGCCAGTGTAGATGTGACGAATGAGTTTTTAAGCTTGCATGATAAGCCGTTCATGGAGAAAGGTAAGCTTCCCTATACAAAATTAGAAGAGGGAGTATCTTTTAATTCTCTTTGCTTTTCCTACCCTGGTCATGAAAAGTTGGTACTCAAAGATGTAAATTTATATTTACCGCGTGGTACGACCTTAGCATTGGTAGGTGGTTCTGGGGCTGGTAAATCTACTTTGGCAGACCTTTTACCCAGATTTTATGACCCGATCGCTGGCAGTATTACCATTGATGGCACCGATTTGCGAGAGTTCGATCTAGTATCCCTACGGAAGCGGATGGGGATTGTCAGTCAAGATACCTTCCTTTTTAATGACTCGGTGCAAAATAACATCGCTTATGGGCGAGCAGAGGCTACTGACGATGAGATTTTGACAGCAGCAAAGCGGGCAAATGCTTATGAGTTTATTAGCAAATTGCCTCAAGGATTTGACACCCTAATAGGCGATCGCGGCGTAATGTTATCTGGTGGACAAAGGCAAAGATTAGCGATCGCCCGCGCCCTCCTCCAAAATCCCGAAATTCTGATTTTAGATGAAGCCACCAGCGCTTTAGATACCGTTTCCGAACGATTAGTACAATCTGCACTTGACGATCTTAGTCGCGATCGCACCACCCTAGTAATTGCTCACCGCCTTTCTACAGTCCAAAAAGCCGATCAAATAGCTGTGTTAGATCAAGGACAGGTGGTAGAAGTAGGAACCCATGAAGAACTTTTGCAAAAAGGTGCTTACTATTCACGCTTGTACTCCATGCAATTTAGCGATCGCCCTAATAAAAACTTGATTCAGACAAAAATTATTAAGGCAATGCGCCTAAGCTCAAAGAAATTTGTTGATCGTCCTGAAGCCGCTACTAAACACAATCAAAGCTTGCTCCGTATCTCTCACGAAATTCGGACACAGTTGAACTCAATGATTGGATTACTACGTTTATTGCTTGATGGCTTAGAAGACGATCCTCAAGAACGGCACAAATTAATTGAAGACTCTTACAAATCAGCCTGGAGAATTCTCAACACTATTGATATTTTTGAAGATGTGATTAACTTACAAATAAGGGGGCAGATTCTCTCAATTTCTGACCAAAATCAAAATTTCATCAGCAACTATTATCAAAGCTTTAATCATCTCTCAATTGAGTTTAGAACTTCTCTTAATCTCATACTTAGCTCTCTCCGCTCTCTAGCAGATAATTTTATAGAGACTCCTCAACAAGAAGAACCAAATGAATTAGTTAGTGAAACTTATGAATCTATTATATGTCTTCTGAAGAATTTAGAAACATTTGAGGATAATATTAATGTCTAA
- a CDS encoding glycosyltransferase family 4 protein: MKNFSKISLLVSDLSSAAILRAYLIATALRNLEYEVEIMGFLFGNNLYRNLPSELNVYNLPGKNFPDFFGEIHKFLPKINGDIIYAIKPQIASFGVALLKKIFSQKALILDIDDWELSWYGGDDWNYRFTPKQLARDLLKSDGALRNPYHPLYVKWMEGLVSRADAVTVHTKFLQQRFGGTFVPNGKDTALFDPARYDAESSRNRYGLSEYRILMFPGAPRPYKGLEDVLIALDKINQPDLRLVIVGGSPYDDYDQQLQQKWGRWIIKLPKYPADVMPDLVAAAHIVVVPQRDTPETRAQFPLKLTDGMAMAKPVLSTRVGDIPKILGDTGYLVEPACPEQIAEQIQWIFQNLESANQQGINARKRCVEHYSIEAMGSVLKSVISRL, from the coding sequence GTGAAAAATTTTTCCAAGATATCGCTGTTGGTTTCAGATTTATCAAGTGCAGCTATTTTGCGTGCATACTTGATAGCAACAGCTCTAAGAAACTTAGAATATGAAGTTGAAATCATGGGGTTTTTGTTTGGAAATAACTTGTATCGAAATTTACCATCAGAATTAAACGTTTATAATTTACCGGGTAAAAATTTTCCAGATTTTTTCGGAGAAATCCACAAATTTTTACCAAAAATTAATGGAGATATAATTTATGCAATCAAACCACAAATAGCGAGTTTTGGAGTTGCCTTACTAAAGAAAATATTTAGCCAAAAAGCATTAATTTTAGACATAGATGATTGGGAACTCAGTTGGTATGGTGGTGATGACTGGAATTATCGTTTCACACCCAAACAATTAGCTAGAGACTTGTTGAAATCAGACGGCGCACTGAGGAATCCTTATCATCCTTTGTACGTGAAATGGATGGAAGGTTTGGTAAGTAGGGCTGATGCAGTGACGGTGCATACTAAATTTTTACAGCAGCGTTTTGGGGGTACATTTGTTCCCAATGGTAAAGATACTGCTTTATTTGATCCTGCTCGATATGATGCTGAGTCCAGCAGAAATCGTTATGGTTTATCTGAATATCGGATTTTAATGTTTCCTGGTGCGCCAAGACCCTACAAAGGTCTAGAAGATGTTCTCATAGCGCTCGATAAAATCAATCAACCGGACTTAAGACTAGTGATTGTAGGTGGCAGTCCTTATGATGATTACGATCAGCAACTTCAACAAAAGTGGGGACGCTGGATTATCAAATTACCAAAGTATCCAGCGGATGTGATGCCTGATTTAGTAGCAGCAGCTCACATTGTAGTTGTTCCCCAACGAGATACCCCAGAAACTCGCGCTCAATTTCCCCTGAAGTTGACAGATGGAATGGCAATGGCTAAACCTGTATTATCAACGCGCGTTGGAGATATTCCCAAAATATTAGGTGATACTGGTTATTTAGTCGAGCCTGCTTGTCCTGAACAGATTGCTGAACAGATTCAATGGATCTTTCAGAATTTAGAGTCAGCAAACCAGCAAGGTATCAACGCAAGAAAAAGATGTGTAGAACATTATAGTATAGAGGCTATGGGTTCGGTGTTAAAGTCGGTAATTTCTCGGTTGTAA